CCTTTTATGACAAGGCGCTGGAGGGCTTCACGCTCTACGCCTTCAACCAGGGTGAAGTGTGCACTTGCCCGTCCCGCGCAGTGGTGCAGGCAGGTATTTACGAGTCCTTCATGGCCGACGCTATTGCCCGCACCGAAGCGATTATCCAGGGCAACCCGTTGGACACCGACACTCAGATTGGAGCGCAGGCTTCCAACGACCAGATGGAAAAGATCCTGTCCTACATGGACATCGGCAAGCAGGAAGGCGCCAAGCTGCTCACCGGCGGCGAGCGCAACATCCTCCCCGGGGACCTGGCCGGCGGTTACTACGTCAAGCCGACCATTTTTGAGGGCACCAATGACATGCGCATCTTCCAGGAGGAAATCTTTGGCCCCGTGCTCGCGGTGACCAAGTTCGACGACTACGCCGACGCGCTGCACATCGCCAACGACACCCTTTACGGGCTCGGCGCCGGAGTCTGGTCCCGCAACGGCAACGTCGCCTACCGGGCGGGCCGCGAGATCCAGGCCGGGCGCGTATGGGTCAACAACTACCACGCCTACCCCGCTGGCGCAGCGTTTGGTGGCTACAAGTCCTCCGGCATCGGCCGTGAAAACCACTCCATGATGCTCGATCACTACCAGCAGACCAAGAACCTCCTGGTCAGCTACAGCGAGGACAAGCTCGGCTTCTTCTAAAACGCTCGCTCACATACAGGGCGTTTTTCCCTAACACTCGCTCACATACAGGGCGTTTCACGGGAACGCTCGCGCACCATCTCACCTGGCCCACGTTCACGAGGGCCCCACAGCTACCTTGCGAGCTGTGGAAGCGGGTGGGGCACGACGCCGGGTATCCACCCTGGGTGCCCGGCGCACTCCCGTCATCCCTTCGTTCAAAGGAGAACCACATGACCACGATGCATGCAGCAGTTGTTAAAGAATTCGGCGCGCCCCTCAGTGTTGAGGAATACCCGCTTCCCACCCCCGGGCCGGGCCAAGCCCTCATCAAGTTGATTTCAAGCGGGGTCTGCCACACGGATCTTCATGCCGCCGAGGGCGACTGGCCCGTCAAGCCGAGCCCGCCGTTTGTCCCCGGGCACGAAGGCGTGGGCGACGTGGTGGCTCTCGGCGAGGGCGTCACCTCCCTAGCCATTGGCGACCGGGTGGGTAACGCCTGGCTGTGGAGCGCCTGCGGCGACTGTGAGTACTGCCGCACCGGGTGGGAGACTCTGTGTGAATCCCAGCAAAATGGCGGCTACAGCGTGGACGGCTCCTTCGGTGAATACATGCTGGTGAATGCCGAGTTTGCCCCGCGCATTCCTGAGGGCGCTGATCCCGTGGAGATCGCACCAGTACTATGTGCCGGAGTTACGGTCTACAAGGGCTTGAAGATGACCGAGGCCCGTCCCGGCCAGTGGGTTGTCATTTCCGGTATCGGCGGTCTAGGCCACATCGCCGTCCAGTACGCCGTGGCCATGGGTCTGCGCGTCGCCGCTGTGGATATTGCCGAGGACAAGCTGGCCCTGGCCCGTAAGCACGGGGCCGAAATTACTGTCAATGCAATGACCGAGGATCCGGTGAAGGCCATCCAGGCAAAGACCGGTGGTGTCCACGGCGTGCTTGTCACGGCAGTGCACCCGGCAGCGTTTGGCCAGGCGATTGGTATGACCCGGCGCGGCGGCACCATCGTGTTCAACGGGCTTCCCCCGGGCGACTTCCCCGCCCCCATCTTTGATGTGGTGCTCAAGGGCCTGACAATCCGCGGCTCCATTGTGGGCACCCGCCAGGACATGGAGGAAGCCATTGATTTCTATGCTCGCGGCCTGATCCATCCCACGGTTTCCACCCGCAACCTGGGCGAAATCAACGAGGTGTTGGATGAGATGCGTGGCGGCAAGATCGACGGCCGGGTAGTCATCAAGTACTAGCCCCGCCCGGAACCCTCCCTCAGCGATGGGGCGTTTTCGTCGAACCCTCCCGCAGCGATGGGGCGTTTTCGTCGAGCCCTCCCGCACTTTTGCCCAAAGTAATGCGGCGGGAGGTCACCTTCCCCGTGAAAAGTGACCTCCCGCCGTCGTACTTTGGGTACCTGCGTCACCTTATTAAGGAGCACTCCCATGGACGCCACCCCCGAAACCTTGGATGCAGCAATCACTATCCCGGGGGAAACACAGTCCCGCGTGGCCCTGAGTGCAACGGCTGTGGAATTGCTACAAAAATTGTGGGCCAGCCACGGCCCGTTGATGTTCCATCAGTCCGGGGGCTGCTGCGACGGCTCCTCCCCCATGTGCTATCCAGCGGGCGAATTCATCACGGCCGAGGCTGACATCCTGCTCGGACTCTTTGACCTGCCAGACTGCGGACCCTTGGAATTTTGGATGTCCCGCGAACAGTTCAACTACTGGTCCCACACGCATCTGACAGTGGATGTGGTGGCTGGACGCGGCAGCGGCTTCTCCGTCGAGGCGCCGGAAGGCAAACGCTTCCTGATACGTTCGCGCTTAGTGGACGGCTTCGTGCCGGCTGGGCGTTGAGAGCGAATCCTCCCGCGCCCTGACGTTTAGGCTAGATCCATGACCCAAACACTGATTCTGGCCTCCGCCTCCCCTTCGCGCGCCAAACTCCTCACCGATGCCGGCATTACCCACCGCGTGCTTGTTTCCGATGTTGACGAGGATGCGGCCACCGCAGCCGCCGGTCCGCTCTCCCCCGCCGAAACTGCCTTGCTCCTGGCCCGCACCAAGGCCGAATCCGTGGCCGCCTCTGCCCCCGGCGCCCTTGTCATCGGCTGCGACTCCGTCTTCGAGCTCGACGGCACCCCCTACGGCAAGCCCTGGGAGCGCGAGGTTGCGCGGGAGCGCTGGCAGTTGATGCGCGGGCGAACGGGTGTGCTCCATACTGGCCACTGGCTCATTTCCACGCACGACGCCGGATCCCTCGCTGGGTATGGAGAGGTCACTAGCGCCGCGGTCACCTTTGAGGACATCACGGACGCCGAGATTGACGCCTACGTTGCCACAGGCGAACCCTTGCAGGTTGCTGGCGCGTTCACTATAGACGGATTGGCGGGCGCCTTCATCACCGGCGTCGAAGGCGACCCGCATACAGTGGTTGGGCTGTCGATTTCCACCCTCCGCCGGCTATTGGGCAAGCACGGCGTCGCGATCACAGACTTCTGGGCCTGATTCTTCGCTTATGCGCTGGACCCATTCGGAGTTCGGCGCATAGTGGAACTTCCCTTCCCTTATGCGGTGGACCGGAGACGGGTTCGGCGCAAAAGTGCTCATGCACCACACCCGTCTCCAGTTCGGCGCATAAGATAACGAATTACTAGAAACTACTTGACGCAATGGAAAGTAGTTTCATATAGTTGAGCCATTAGCAAGCAATGCTCAACCGAAAGGCCCGACATGAGCCAGAACAGCCCCACACCCTCCGCAGAGGAAGCCCGCGAGATGCTCGCTCGGGCAGAAGGCATCGGCACCTCGGCCACCAGCGCAGCCAGTTGGCCCGCGGCCATGGTCTTCAATTCCTTGGCAATCCTTGGCTCCATGCTCATGATTGGCTTTCACATCGTCGCTCACACCGGGTACGGAGCCGCGCTACTTGCCGTCACAGTCGGTATCTGGGCCGCCATCAATGCCACCATCTGGCCACTGATGCAGCGCACCACCAAAACTGGCTTCACCAAACGATTCCTCACATCACTTTTTGCCTACATGGGCCTCTACGCCGTTGCCTTGCTTGTTGGCGCCTTCGCATTCCCCAACGGCAGCCTTGCCTACTACATAACGGCAGCTGTAGTTCTGGCCGTAGTCGGTTTGGCTGCAGCATTCAGGGAGTTGCGAGCATGAGCCCCGAAGCAGCACACCAGGATCCACCCGCCAAGCAAAACCAGCAAGAGCAGCAAGAGCAGCAAGACAACCAGGTAGCTGAAGCGCCGCAACACCCCCGGCACGAACTCAGCGAAGTCCTGCACCAGCCTGTCAGGTTCTCCATCGCTGCGGCGCTGTCTAAAACGGAGACCATGGATTTCAAGGACCTACGCAACACCATCCAGGTGAGTGATTCGGTGCTCAGCAAGCAGCTTTCGCACTTGGAGAAGGCCGGCTACGTGACGATTAAGAAGGGCTTCGTGGGCAAGTTCCCCCGCACTTCGGTAAGCCTCAGTGCGGATGGGCAACAGGCCTGGGAACATCACATCGCCACGTTGCGCCTCATCGCAGGGGGCTAACTAACGCCAATTTTGTAGGAACTCCACAAAAGATCGGGATCGTACACGCATAAACGCCATGATGTGTGAGGAAAATCCACATATCCACGCTAGGCTCTCTTGAGAATAGAAGGAGTCCGTCAGTGAGCATTTCACCATCTGTCCCGGCGCACAAGCTGAGCAAAGTACTGATCGCCAACCGCGGCGAAATTGCCGTCCGGATTATCCGGGCAGCCCGCGACGAAGGCATCGCCTCCGTTGCCGTTTACGCCGAGCCAGACCGTGAAGCGCTGCACGTGCGCATGGCTGATGAAGCATTCGCACTGGGTGGCTCAACGGCTGCCGACTCCTACTTGGTCATGGAGAAGATCCTGGACGCCGCCAAGGCTTCGGGTGCCGATTCCATCCACCCCGGCTACGGATTCCTGTCCGAAAACGCTGATTTCGCGCAGAAAGTCATCGACGCCGGTCTGCTCTGGATTGGCCCCTCCCCCGCATCTATTGCGGCTCTGGGCGACAAAGTTCAGGCTCGCCACATCGCTGAAAAGGTGGGCGCACCGCTGGTTCCTGGCACCAAGAACCCGGTGGAGTCCACCCAGGAAGTGCTCGACTTCGCCGATGAATTCGGTCTGCCCCTGGCCATCAAGGCCGCTTACGGTGGTGGCGGCCGTGGAATCAAGGTTGTCCGCACCCGTGAAGAAATCCCTGAACTGTACGAGTCTGCAGTCCGTGAAGCCGTCGCAGCCTTTGGTCGCGGCGAGTGCTTCGTAGAGCGCTTCCTTGACGCGCCACGCCACGTGGAAACCCAGTGTCTGGCCGACGCCGCAGGCAATGTTGTGGTGGTCTCCACCAGGGACTGCTCACTCCAGCGTCGCAACCAGAAGCTGGTTGAAGAGGCTCCAGCCCCGTTCCTGACTGACGCTCAGAACGCCCAGCTGTACGCGGCGTCCAAGGCCATCTTAACCGAAGCCAAGTACCAAGGCGCCGGCACCTGCGAATTCCTCGTCGGCACCGACGGCACCATCTCCTTCCTCGAGGTCAACACCCGTCTGCAGGTTGAGCACCCCGTTTCTGAAGAAGTCACCGGCCTTGACATGGTTCGCGAGCAGTTCCGGATCGCTCGCGGCGAGGATCTCGGGTACAGCGATCCCGAAGTCCGTGGACACTCGCTGGAATTCCGTATCAACGGTGAGGACGCCGGCCGCGGCTTCATGCCCGCCCCCGGCACCGTCTCCACCCTGACCCTACCCACCGGCCCCGGCGTCCGTGTCGATTCCGGGATCACGGCCGGAGAGGTCATCGGCGGCAACTTTGATTCCATGCTGGCCAAGCTCATCGTCACCGGCGCCACTCGCGAGCAGGCCATCCAGCGCGCCAACCGCGCCCTGGCCGAGATGGACATCGGCGGCATGCCCACCGTGCTCCCCTTCCACCGCGCAGTAGTGGCCGATCCCGCCTTCGCACCGACCGACGGCAAGCCGTTCACCATCCACACGCGCTGGATCGAGACGGAGTTCAACAACACCATCCCGGCCTTCGACCTAGCCTCGGCTGCAGGTGTCGCGGACGACGCCGGCACGCGCCAGAGCGTTACCGTCGAGGTGGGCGGCAAACGGCTTGAGGTGACGCTTCCGTCGTCGTTCGCTGTCAGCAACGGTTCCGGCGCGGCGACCAAGAAGGTCAAGAAGGCCGGGCGTAACCGCAACGCAGGTCCGGCAGCCGCCAACGGCAACGCGCTGACCTCTCCCATGCAGGGCACCATTGTGAAGGTTGCCGTCGTCGATGGTGACGTGGTGACTGAGGGTGATCTGATAGTGGTCCTGGAGGCCATGAAGATGGAACAGCCGCTCACCGCGCACCGCTCAGGTACCGTCACCGGCCTGAATGCAGCCGCCGGGGACACTGTTTCTGCCGGTGCCGTACTGGCCACCATCGAGGACTAAGCTTCCAAAAAAGGGCCCACAGCTCCGAGGGATCCGAAGCGGACCTCAGGGGAACCCTCATCAGCGTCACTGATGAGGGTTCCCCCGTCATATTCGTCCCCGTGGAGTCGACGCATCAAATCTGACTTTGTACGTACCTGTTTTCCGCTGTTTACGAGGACGTGCAGAATATAGAATTCGGTGCGGGTCAACTCAAGTTCCGTTCCATCCACTGCCGCGAGTGCGCCACCTTGCCCATTGCGGTGACTGGATTGCGATCGGGTCCAAATTCAAGATCGGCTGCCAGCACCGGGGCTGTTTCTATTGGCGCAAGCAACGGTTCTTCCCTGGGGAACAGTGAGCGGTGCAGCATGGCTGATCTGCTCACCTCCTCCGCCATCACGGTAAAGCGCTCCCCCAGCGATGTGGCCCAGTTACAGGATGGGACAGTCTTGTCTCTGCGACTCCGGCAGCAGCAGCCAATGACGTTGCGGTGAACTATCAGTGCCAGGAACCTCTTGTGGCTATGGTCGACGGCGTTCGGATCAGCCAGGTGCTGGACAATCTGATCTCCAAGGCCATCATTGCTTCTCACGGCGGTGTCCTGTCCGTAAAAAGTAAGCTGGGTGTAGGCACCACCAGGAGCATTGTCATTCCGGCCCGTGTCCTCAACGCTGAACTCCGAGTTTCTGAGGCTACCAAACAGTGAGATCGTAAGGCCCATATTGGACAGTCTTATAAACGGGGTCCCCTGCTTGCGTTCCATTCATCGGCAGGATTCGTAAAGAGTACTTCCCAAAAAAGGCGGCATCTGCAACGTTGGTCCCGGCCTGATTCCACGGCCGCGGAGGGAAGGCCAGTGTAGTCCCCAACGTCGAGGTAGTGAACTCAACTCCGTACTTTGGACCCGCATTAGCAAGCACAATCGTGACCACGTAGCTGGTGGCCGTACCCGGTGTCCAGCTGACCTTCAACAAATTGTCGTTCGGTCGCACAGCCATGGGCTCAGTACTCACCAACAATGCACCCAATGGTGGTTGACCATCTGTGGCCCCATAGTCGCAACCGGAGTTGTCCTTGCCGAAGTGACGCAGTGTTCGATAACTCGGGTCCCCTGCAACCCCAGTACTGGTGTTCAGCGGCTGGATGCGTAAAAGATAATTTCCGTAGGCAGCGCTCTTGTTGTCAAGGGAAAAGCCGACAGTTTTTTGGCTAACGATCTGTGTTTGCTGGAAGAGTGCACTGGAGGTCTGAGACTTAAGCGAGACCACGTAGCTGATACCCGAGGCTTGGCTGCCATTCCATCCAATGGTGAAATTTCCCGAATTTCCACTGCTGCTGCAAGTGATGGTGGCCGGGTCAATTGTTGAAGGTAATGACCTAATGACGGGATTTGCCACAATATTCGCCGTGTCGGCTGAGTTCGCTGTGGGTGTCGGCGTAGGCACCAGAGTTGGACTAGGCGTGGGAGTCGACTCAGGAGTTGGGACCACGGTTGGACTGGGTGTGGGTGCTGCGCCCGCCGTGATCTCAATGGTTGTTGTGGCGCTTTGGTTCCAGTTGGCAATGGCAATACCCCCGGAGCCGAGAAGAACCGTCACGACGAAGGCAACTGCGGCTGTTTTAAAGCCCGGCAGCTTGCGCAAGTCTCGCCGTGGCACCACTGGGCTCGCCTTGTGGTCAGGTTCCCCGGATTCATGGGTGGTCATTGTGTCCTTCGTTGACTTTTTGACGTCTTGGCGAGATCCCCACATACGCGCTGGCGCTGAGGAGTACGATCCACGGCCAAGCACTGCGAGCAGTGGCTACAACGTTACTTTGTGGCATGGCATCTTCTGGTCCACGTAGCCCTGAGTTTAATTGTTCTTCTGGCCACGTGGGACTGCAGTCAAAGAAACTTCTGAGTTCGTTTCGGTAGCCCTGGTGACGGTGCCCCGGCCCATGGATACTCCAGCGGACTGGGCAGTCTTTGCGGGTGCGCAAGGGGAACCAGGTGCACCTCCGCGGCTGACCCACCCGCAGCGAGTCTTCGGCTCAGAACCATCTGCGGCCAATGCTGGTGGGGACAGAATCCAAGCCAGTCTCGCCACGCCGGTTGCTGACGCAGTGCTCAACCACAGCAGACCTTGGGCGGAGGGTGCGAGGAGCTTGCCCGTCAGAGACTGTGCCTGGCGTTGCGCCCAGACCGCTTCTTATCGAGCGCCCCCCTGAGGATACTCACTGCACCAAAGCCGATGAAACCCACTGCAATGACTGGGAGAATAACGTCCCGGTCTTGGCCTACGGCATTGGCGATGACGCCAACATACGGGACTGCGTAGAACAATTTCCCCTTGACTTGCACTTCTTGCACCGGAGTTGAATCCGCGAGGGAATTGTTATCTCCCTTGGTAGTCAGGACGCGTGCACCTGACTGGGCGGCTCCAATGGAGATGATTCGGTGTGAGATAACCCCGGGCTTCCCGGACTCGATCTGGTAGGTGATGATATCTCCGACGCGCAACTCAGCAAACGCGATGGGCTTGACCACCATAAAGGTGCCTGGAGCATATTTCGGCGCCATGGAACTCGTCAGCACTGTGTACGTCTGCGCGCCGGTGACGATGGGAACAACCACCATCACCAAGGCAACAAGAGCCACCAGGAGCAACAACATATAGGTCACAGATCGGCCGATGAAGCGCAGAATCCCGCCTATGTTTTGCGCAACGGCGGCTTCATCGTGGCTCGTCCCAAAAGAGAGAGCTGCTGGGTTGATGACAGACATGGTGTTCCCTCTTAGAGTTGGTTGACGACGATCGGGACAGATATTTTGGCACTCTGCCCGCTGAGGCTGGCCGGCATAGTTGCGGCAAGTGTGAGCTGGAAACAAAACACGCCAGTACCGTTCTTGGCGATGTCTGCCGTTGCAGTTCCGGAGGTTGGCGCGCCAGCATAAGTTACTGATTGGTTGCACTGGGACAGTGAGCTTGCAGCCACCGTCTTGATGGCCATATAAGGGGCCAGAGAAGACCCCGTGTTGTTACCAACAATCGGCGCACCGGTGCTGGCCCTAACAGTGAAGACTCCGCCCGCATCAGTGACGTTGCCGACACGGACCCCGGCGTAGGTACTTTGTCCCGGGATGAGCACGCCTGCGGAGGTGTTACTCAGTGAGAGCGTCGCTGCGGTCCCATTGGCCAGAGTCATATCGGTGACCCGGTTGGTGTCGGTGTCAGTCAAACTAATCCGGAAATCGGCGGCCGTGACGGTTCCGGCGCTGGAACTGACGGCCTTGTTCCAGAGTGCATAGCTTCCTTGGACGGTGAGCATGGCCAGCAGTATCGCAACAAGCACAAGACCAGCTGCTTTCAATGCGTACATGCTCTTCATGGTTGCTTCCGTCAGGAGGGGTAGTGGTGTGCCGTTTGCATCCCGGCACACCACCGGGGTCTACGGACTGGGGTTACTTGTTGTTGGTATCCACAGGGGCTTGCTGTACCAGCGAGTAACCAATGCCACTGAGGTCAACTGACGCTGAAGCAGCATCGCGGCCCGTGGTTGATTTGTTGAACGTAAAGGTGGTGGAGGCCGTCACAACTCCGCTATCTGCTGGATGCAGATCAGCCGTCGCAGCAACAACCTTGCTGTCACTCTTGGTCAGCGTGGTGGCCGATACCGTTGCGTTGGTACCGAAACCGTCTGCAGCGGAGGCTCCCGTTACGGCCAGATGAGCAACCATCAAATCACCAGCAAGAGTGAGGTTCAGCGGCTGCGAATAGCTCAAGGTGTCTCCGGGAACTACCTTGTAATTGGCAACGTTGACCACGGTGCCAGAGGCGTTGGTCCACACCCCTGCGCTGGCAGGAACCAAGTTCAAATCGCCGGCAACAACTTTTCCCATGGAAGCACTCTGTGCCTGATTCCAGGTGGCCAGTGTTCCGCCGCCGCCTACCAGCAGGACGATGCCAACACCGGTTGTGATTACGCCTTTAGCCATCTTGTTCATTGCGAGACCCCTTGTTCAAGTTCTTTTCAGCAAGTGATCCTGCCGATGAGAACAACAATGCCGTCACCCGCTCAAGAAAGGGCCCTAAAAACCGGGAAGATTCCGACAAGAAAAGCTCAAGATTCAAAGGCCAACCCTGACTCTCAAGGAATGCTCAAGATCTGCCATTGAGACATCGTTTTCCTACCCAAACGGCTAGCTCAAATCGTGAAGAGTGTCCGGTAACTTAAGCTTCACTCAAGTCGCTGCTACTGAGGCAAAAACTGGCCATGCCAGACTCTTTGCCGGTTATGGTTAGGACTGACAGCAGGTAACCCGCCGCACGATTGAACGGTCCGGAGGTACAGGGAGCAGATGGTCAATGCCACGGCGCCGCTAGTCTGCATCGAGACTCTCCTGGAATTGGAAGAATCCTTAGGTGGCGAAAGGCATCTAACTCGAAGCTTTGTGAGCCAGTATATAGAAATGTGGCCCCAGCGTTTTGACCGCATTTATACCGCCATTGTTTCCGGCAACAATGCGGACGCACTGGATTCAGCTCTGAGTCTGCGAAGTTCGGCCTTGATGGTGGGCGCAGCCCAGCTCGGCGAACTAACCAATGATCTCATTCAGCTTTTAGACTGCCGTAGCCATCCGGAAGCGACAAGGAAAATGGCCTCGCTGCTGTCGTGCGGAAATCAAACCGTTGGGCACTTGCGAACTTTGTGCCTCTGTTTAGACAAGCCATAAAAAGTACGACGTCGGGAGGTGCCCTTTCACTAAAAGGTCACCTCCCGACGTCGTACTTCAGCGGTTAAAGCTAGAGTTCGTGCGGCATTTCCTCGGGGCCGGGAAGCTCGTCTTCGTCTTCCGGGTGACGCGCGAGGTTCCACATGGACAGGGCCAAACCGCCCCACACAGTCAACATGGCAATGATCATCATGGTGATGGCTACCGGGGTCATGACTTCAACTCCTTGATGTTGTTGTCCACGTCGCCCTCAAGTTCCGCGGCGGCATTGAACGCTTCATATTCGGGATCCTTGAGCTTGGATTTCTCGCTCCAAGGGATCAGCGAGAGCAGCACGGCGCCCACAATCAGCGCACCAGCCATACCCCAGCCGAAGACACCGTTGAACCAGGCTGGGTAGCCTGAGTACTGTTCGGAGCTCTTGGTCTGGATCTCATTGATGAGCATGTAGCCCAGGGCCACCGGCACGATGCCACCGACAACAATGCGCCAGCCAGTACCCATCTTGATGGTGGAGGTCCGGTTCAGGTGCTGCTGGAGTCGCGGGAGGCTGCTGAGCCCGGCAGAGATCACGATGACGGCGACAAGTGCACAGGCCAGAATGCCGAACTGGTTCACGAACGCGTCAGAGGTATCCAGCAAGTGGATACCGGTGGTGGTCGGGAACAGGACCAGTGAGATCACAGCTATCGGGATGGTGACAATCAAGGTGGCACTCTTACGGCTCCACCCAAGTTTGTCTTGGAAGGCCGCAACGATGACTTCGAGAATGGATATCAGCGAGGTCAATCCGGCAAAGACTAGAGATCCAAAGAACATGACGCCCAGCACCGCCCCAAAAGGTGCTTCGGAAACGATAGTTGGGAAGGCCACGAAAGCCAGCCCGATGCCACCGGAGGCCACCTCATCCACGGGTTTTCCGGAGGTCACTGACATGAAGCCCAGAGCTGCGAAAACGCCAATACCGGCGAGGATCTCGAATCCGGAGTTGGCGAACGCTACAACCATGCCCGAACCGGTCAAGTCGGTCTTGCGCTTGAGGTAGGAAGAGTAAGTGACCATGATGCCAAAGGCCACCGAAAGGGAGAAGAAGATGTGGCCAAAGGCAGCTGCCCAGACGCTCGGGTTCTGCAGGGCAGACCATTCCGGGGTGAAGAAGGCGTTCAAGCCCACCATGGCCCCGTCAAGGAACAGTGACTGCACCACAAGGATCACGAACATGATCACCAACAGCGGCAAGAACACGGCGTTGGCGCGTGAGATGCCCTTGTTAACGCCGGCCACCATGATCACAATGGCCACAACCCAGACTGCCAGCATGGGGAAGAAGACATTGGAGACGAATTCAAAGGACAAGCCGGCCTGATCGGCTGACTGCAGGTAGTCTCCGAAGAAGAAGCCTTCGGCGTCGTCGCCCCAGGCTTTCGTGACCGAGAACCACGTATACATGGCCGCCCAGGCAATGATCGCGGCGTAGTAGATGGCAATGACGAAGCAGATCAATACCTGCCACCAACCGATGGGCTCCGCCGCACGGTGCAAGCGGCGGTAGGACAGGGGTGCCGAGCCGCGGAAGCGGTGGCCAATCGAGTAGTCAAGGAACAATAGCGGGATACCGGCGCACAGCAGTGCAACCAGATAGGGAATCAGGAAAGCGCCGCCACCATTTTCATAGGCGACATAAGGGAATCGCCAGATGTTGCCCAGTCCAACGGCGGATCCGATGGCTGAGAGGATGAAGAGTTTTCGCGAGGAGAATGTCTCTCGAGGGGCTGGAGCGGCTTTTCCGCCCCCGCCTGCGGGTGAGGTAGTCATGAAGCAACGTTAACGTATGGCGAATCGCATCAGCTGATTTACTGTACTCTTCGGACATTGTTATGGGTTTAAGACATTTGCCGATGGAGCTGGCGACCCAAAAATGGCCTCGATGGTCTCAACCGCTGCAGCGGTTGAGACCATCGAGGCCTTTAGTTGGGTGTGGGTGCTGGGCCCACGCTTGCCAGGTTCCTAGAAATCGCGTCAGCGATTTATAGGCCGGCAAGTGGGGACTAGCTGACGTTGGAGGTGTAGTCCAGGTCGCGAGTTTCCTTCATGATGAAGAGGGCGATCAGCGTCAGCACTGCCATCGAGGACAGGTAGATACCCACCAGAACGGGGCTTCCGTCGGCTGTCTGCCAGAGAGCCACGGCAATGAACGGAGCCACGGCAGCACCAAGGATGCTGGACATGTTGTAGCTGATGGCTGAGCCGGTGTACCGCACGTTAGTGGGGAACAATTCCGGCAGCAGTGCCCCCATGGGACCAAAGGTCAGGCCCATCAGCGAGAAGCCCACAATGAGCAGCGTCATGACACCTGCGGTGCCCGCACCGAACAGCGGTACGAACGTGAATCCGAAGACCAGGATCCCGGCAGTGATCCACAGCAGGGACTTGCGGCGGCCATACTTCTCCGCCAAAGGTCCGGAGACCAGCGTGAAGATACCGAAGAACACCACACCGATGATGAGCATGACCAGGAATTCGTTGCGCGTGTAGCCCAGTCCGGCGACCCAGTTGGCAACGGCGTCGGCACTCATCGGCTTACCCGCAGCCTCGGCCTTGGCCTTGGCTGCTTCGATGGTGGCCGGGGTGGTGCCGTAGGACAGTGTGAAGGTAGTCATCAGGTAGAAGAGCACATAGGTGGCCAGCATGACGAACGTACCCAGGATCAGGGGGCGCCAGCTGGTCTTGAAGACGCGGCCCACGGGGAGCTTGGACACTTCACCCTGGTCGATAACCTTCTGGAACGCGGGGGTTTCAACCAGCTTCAGCCGGACGTACAGGCCAATGATGACCATGACGGCACTGAGGAGGAACGGAATGCGCCAGCCCCACGCTTGGAACTGCTCCGTGCTCATGCCGAGGCTGAGCCACAGGAAGATGCCGTTGGCGAGGATAAAGCCGATGGGTGCACCCAGCTGCGGGAAGGTTCCCCAGATAGCGCGCTTGCCTTCCGGAGCGTTCTCGGTGGCCAGCAGTGCTGCACCACTCCATTCGCCACCGAGGGCAAGACCCTGCATAAACCGCATGACCACCAGCAGTGCCGGCGCCCAGAACGTCCAACCGGGCACG
The Arthrobacter alpinus genome window above contains:
- a CDS encoding alternate-type signal peptide domain-containing protein — protein: MNKMAKGVITTGVGIVLLVGGGGTLATWNQAQSASMGKVVAGDLNLVPASAGVWTNASGTVVNVANYKVVPGDTLSYSQPLNLTLAGDLMVAHLAVTGASAADGFGTNATVSATTLTKSDSKVVAATADLHPADSGVVTASTTFTFNKSTTGRDAASASVDLSGIGYSLVQQAPVDTNNK
- a CDS encoding Hpt domain-containing protein, producing the protein MVNATAPLVCIETLLELEESLGGERHLTRSFVSQYIEMWPQRFDRIYTAIVSGNNADALDSALSLRSSALMVGAAQLGELTNDLIQLLDCRSHPEATRKMASLLSCGNQTVGHLRTLCLCLDKP
- a CDS encoding methionine/alanine import family NSS transporter small subunit, whose product is MTPVAITMMIIAMLTVWGGLALSMWNLARHPEDEDELPGPEEMPHEL
- a CDS encoding sodium-dependent transporter, with protein sequence MTTSPAGGGGKAAPAPRETFSSRKLFILSAIGSAVGLGNIWRFPYVAYENGGGAFLIPYLVALLCAGIPLLFLDYSIGHRFRGSAPLSYRRLHRAAEPIGWWQVLICFVIAIYYAAIIAWAAMYTWFSVTKAWGDDAEGFFFGDYLQSADQAGLSFEFVSNVFFPMLAVWVVAIVIMVAGVNKGISRANAVFLPLLVIMFVILVVQSLFLDGAMVGLNAFFTPEWSALQNPSVWAAAFGHIFFSLSVAFGIMVTYSSYLKRKTDLTGSGMVVAFANSGFEILAGIGVFAALGFMSVTSGKPVDEVASGGIGLAFVAFPTIVSEAPFGAVLGVMFFGSLVFAGLTSLISILEVIVAAFQDKLGWSRKSATLIVTIPIAVISLVLFPTTTGIHLLDTSDAFVNQFGILACALVAVIVISAGLSSLPRLQQHLNRTSTIKMGTGWRIVVGGIVPVALGYMLINEIQTKSSEQYSGYPAWFNGVFGWGMAGALIVGAVLLSLIPWSEKSKLKDPEYEAFNAAAELEGDVDNNIKELKS
- a CDS encoding MFS transporter; the encoded protein is MSSSKITAAAETAPVNSRGRVIVASLIGTTIEFYDFYVYATAAVLVFPALFFPNADAATALLSSFAIFGVAFVARPLGSIVFGHFGDKVGRKGTLVASLLTMGVATFLIGCLPTALVPGWTFWAPALLVVMRFMQGLALGGEWSGAALLATENAPEGKRAIWGTFPQLGAPIGFILANGIFLWLSLGMSTEQFQAWGWRIPFLLSAVMVIIGLYVRLKLVETPAFQKVIDQGEVSKLPVGRVFKTSWRPLILGTFVMLATYVLFYLMTTFTLSYGTTPATIEAAKAKAEAAGKPMSADAVANWVAGLGYTRNEFLVMLIIGVVFFGIFTLVSGPLAEKYGRRKSLLWITAGILVFGFTFVPLFGAGTAGVMTLLIVGFSLMGLTFGPMGALLPELFPTNVRYTGSAISYNMSSILGAAVAPFIAVALWQTADGSPVLVGIYLSSMAVLTLIALFIMKETRDLDYTSNVS